A segment of the Streptomyces sp. P9-A2 genome:
AGCTGACCCGGGCGGGGCACACGGTCGCCGTGTACGAGCGGGACGACCGGATCGGCGGGCTGATGCGGTACGGCATCCCCGCGTTCAAGATGGAGAAGCGTCATCTGGAGCGGCGCATCGAGCAGATGCGGGCCGAGGGGACGAAGTTCCGTACGTCCACGACGGTCGGGCGCGATGTCGACGCCGCCGAACTGCGGGCGCGTTACGACGCCGTGGTGATCTCCACCGGGGCGACCGCTTGGCGGGAACTGGCCGTTCCCGGACGCGAGCTGATCGGTGTTCACCAGGCCATGGAGTATCTTCCGCTGGCCAACCGGGTGTGCGAGGGGGACCTGGAGGCGTCCCCGCTGTCCGCCGCGGGCCGCGATGTCGTCATCGTCGGGGGCGGTGACACGGGCGCCGACTGCCTGGGCACGGCCGTGCGGGAGGGGGCCGCGTCGGTGACGCAGCTGGACATCTACGACCGGCCGGGCGACGAGCGCGACGAGGACGCCGAGCCCTGGCCGACGTACCCGAAGCTGTACCGGCTGTCCCCCGCGCACGAGGAGGCCGGCGTGCTGCGGACGGCACCGGAGGCGGCCGAGGACTCCGACGTACGACTGTTCGCGGCGTCCGCCCTGCGTCTCACCGGCGACACGGACGGGCGGGTCCGGGCATTGCACCTGGTCGGGGTGGACATGGAGCGCCGCGCTCGGCCGGGCACCGAGCGTGTCCTGCCCGCCGGTCTCGTCCTCCTCGCGCTCGGCTTCTCCGGACCCGACCGGAAGGACGGGCTCATCGCCGGGCTCGGCCTGCAAATGGAGCCGCGCGGCACGATCGCGCGCGACGCCGGCTTCGCCACGAACGTGCCGGGTGTGTTCGCGGCCGGGGACGCCGCCCGCGGGCAGTCGCTGATCGTGTGGGCGATCGCCGAGGGCCGGGCGGTGGCGGCGGCCGTCGACCGTCATCTGACCGACGGCACCACCCGGCTCCCGGCCCCCATCGGTCCGTACGACCGTCCGATGACGGCGTGACGCACACCGGCGGGACGCACCCGCCCTTCGGACCGCCCGGGGCCCAGCCCTTCGGACCACCGCGCTCGGGCAGATCCCGCCAGGCCGCCCCGGTGGAGAACTTCCACAAGATCCCGTTCACCACCTGACGACGATCCCGCACCGGCCGGCCGATCCGCGACGGAGCCAGCAACGGCTCGATCACCGCCCACGCCTCATCGGTCAGCTCATGACGACGCACCATGACCTACCGACGAACAACCCACTTTGCGGACACGACCGTGGGCCTCGCGCAGCCCTACCGCCTGGTCACCGTCGGCCGGGGTCGCGTTCGCCGGCGACGTCGCCCCGGTGGTGGCGCCGGCCGGATCGGCGGTCGGGACGCGGTGAGGCTCCGGGCGCCGGCGGGTAACTCGCCGGCGTCGGCGTTCGGGATCGGCTCCGGCTCGGGCGTGGGTGCGGCAGGTCTGGTGCTC
Coding sequences within it:
- a CDS encoding glutamate synthase subunit beta; amino-acid sequence: MADPKGFLTTPRQDWPRRPIGERVRDWDEVHVPGALLPLVGPQADRCMDCGVPFCHEACPLGNLIPEWNELVARDDWRAAAERLHATNNFPEFTGRLCPAPCEAGCVLAINQPAVTIKNVECAIADRAWEEGFAGPAPPDRLSGRTVAVIGSGPTGLAAAQQLTRAGHTVAVYERDDRIGGLMRYGIPAFKMEKRHLERRIEQMRAEGTKFRTSTTVGRDVDAAELRARYDAVVISTGATAWRELAVPGRELIGVHQAMEYLPLANRVCEGDLEASPLSAAGRDVVIVGGGDTGADCLGTAVREGAASVTQLDIYDRPGDERDEDAEPWPTYPKLYRLSPAHEEAGVLRTAPEAAEDSDVRLFAASALRLTGDTDGRVRALHLVGVDMERRARPGTERVLPAGLVLLALGFSGPDRKDGLIAGLGLQMEPRGTIARDAGFATNVPGVFAAGDAARGQSLIVWAIAEGRAVAAAVDRHLTDGTTRLPAPIGPYDRPMTA